A stretch of the Gossypium hirsutum isolate 1008001.06 chromosome D07, Gossypium_hirsutum_v2.1, whole genome shotgun sequence genome encodes the following:
- the LOC107954431 gene encoding CDPK-related kinase 3 isoform X2, with product MGQCYGKVSQTQVNETATSHATTTVTEVVPADPGGQTPLQSSNGAVNYVQSVKNTPARSSSQSPWPSPYPYGVTASPLPRGVSPSPARASRGSTPRRFFRRPFPPPSPAKHIKASLLKRLGGKPKEGTIPEDPGTEPEQALDKSFGYGKNFGAKYELGKEIGRGHFGHTCSARGKKGDLKDQPLAVKIISKAKMTTAISIEDVRREVKILKALSGHKHLVKFYDACEDANNVYIVMELCEGGELLDRILARGGRYTEEDAKAILVQILSVVSFCHLQGVVHRDLKPENFLFTSGGENADMKLIDFGLSDFIRPDERLNDIVGSAYYVAPEVLHRSYSMEADIWSIGVITYILLCGSRPFWARTESGIFRSVLRSDPNFDDMPWPSVSPEAKDFVKRLLNKDYRKRMTSVQALAHPWLRDDSHPIPLDILIYRLLKSYLHASPFKRAALKALSKALTEDELVYLRAQFRLLEPNRDGSVSLENFKMALAQNATEAMGESRVPDILNAQLCVAQMGLLAYRKMYFEEFCAAAVSTHQLEAVEGWEQIASAAFEHFEQEGNRVISIEELARELNVGPSAYSFLKDWIRISDGKLNLLGYKKILHGVTFRSSNTRHH from the exons ATGGGGCAATGTTACGGCAAAGTTAGTCAAACGCAAGTAAATGAAACAGCGACGTCACATGCTACCACAACAGTCACAGAGGTGGTTCCAGCCGATCCTGGGGGGCAAACGCCACTGCAATCCAGTAACGGCGCTGTTAATTATGTTCAATCAGTTAAGAACACTCCAGCTAGGTCTTCCAGCCAGAGTCCATGGCCCAGCCCCTACCCCTACGGGGTGACTGCCAGTCCGCTTCCACGGGGTGTATCCCCTTCTCCGGCCAGGGCTTCAAGGGGTTCCACGCCTAGGAGATTCTTCCGGCGCCCGTTCCCGCCGCCTTCGCCGGCCAAACACATAAAAGCGTCGCTGTTGAAGCGTCTTGGCGGGAAGCCAAAGGAAGGAACGATCCCTGAGGATCCTGGAACTGAGCCGGAGCAAGCGTTGGATAAGAGCTTTGGTTATGGCAAGAATTTTGGAGCTAAGTATGAACTTGGAAAAGAAATAGGACGAGGGCATTTTGGTCACACTTGCTCTGCTAGAGGTAAAAAGGGTGACCTTAAGGATCAACCCCTCGCTGTTAAGATCATCTCAAAAGCTAAG ATGACAACAGCAATATCAATCGAAGACGTTCGAAGGGAggtcaaaattttaaaagcaCTATCAGGACATAAGCATCTAGTCAAATTTTATGATGCATGTGAGGACGCCAATAACGTGTACATAGTTATGGA ATTGTGTGAAGGTGGAGAGCTATTAGACAGAATTTTGGCAAG GGGAGGAAGGTACACTGAGGAAGACGCAAAAGCAATACTTGTACAAATTTTAAGTGTGGTGTCATTTTGTCATCTTCAGGGTGTTGTGCATCGTGACTTAAAACCAGAg AACTTCCTTTTTACTTCCGGTGGTGAAAATGCTGACATGAAACTAATTGATTTTGGTCTTTCTGACTTTATTAGACCAG ATGAAAGACTCAATGATATTGTTGGAAGTGCGTATTATGTTGCTCCTGAAGTTTTGCACAGATCTTATAGTATGGAAGCAGATATATGGAGCATTGGAGTGATCACCTATATTTTGTTATGTGGAAGCCGACCATTTTGGGCACGTACAGAATCTGGAATTTTTCGTTCTGTGCTAAGATCAGATCCCAACTTTGATGATATGCCCTGGCCATCTGTCTCTCCAGAGGCCAAAGATTTTGTTAAGAGACTCTTAAACAAGGATTACCGAAAAAGAATGACTTCTGTTCAAGCTCTAG CGCACCCTTGGTTGCGGGATGACAGTCATCCAATCCCtcttgatatattgatatataggTTACTCAAGTCATACCTTCATGCTTCACCATTCAAACGTGCTGCCCTAAAG GCTCTTTCAAAAGCATTGACTGAAGATGAGCTGGTTTATCTCAGGGCACAATTTAGGCTGTTGGAACCAAACAGAGATGGGAGTGTGtctctagaaaattttaaaatg GCACTTGCTCAAAATGCCACTGAAGCGATGGGTGAATCAAGGGTACCTGATATTCTTAATGCT CAACTTTGTGTGGCTCAGATGGGATTGCTTGCATACAGGAAGATGTACTTTGAAGAGTTTTGTGCCGCTGCAGTTAGCACACATCAATTGGAAGCAGTTGAAGGCTGGGAGCAGATAGCCTCCGCTGCTTTTGAGCATTTCGAACAGGAGGGCAATCGAGTAATTTCAATTGAGGAATTGGCACGG GAGCTGAATGTAGGCCCGTCTGCTTACTCATTCCTCAAAGACTGGATCAGAATCTCTGATGGAAAGCTTAATTTACTtggatataaaaaaattttacatggcGTGACGTTTCGTAGCTCGAATACAAGACATCATTAG
- the LOC107954431 gene encoding CDPK-related kinase 3 isoform X7 codes for MGQCYGKVSQTQVNETATSHATTTVTEVVPADPGGQTPLQSSNGAVNYVQSVKNTPARSSSQSPWPSPYPYGVTASPLPRGVSPSPARASRGSTPRRFFRRPFPPPSPAKHIKASLLKRLGGKPKEGTIPEDPGTEPEQALDKSFGYGKNFGAKYELGKEIGRGHFGHTCSARGKKGDLKDQPLAVKIISKAKMTTAISIEDVRREVKILKALSGHKHLVKFYDAYHYIFYLLVDPIPLVLLCEGGELLDRILARGGRYTEEDAKAILVQILSVVSFCHLQGVVHRDLKPENFLFTSGGENADMKLIDFGLSDFIRPDERLNDIVGSAYYVAPEVLHRSYSMEADIWSIGVITYILLCGSRPFWARTESGIFRSVLRSDPNFDDMPWPSVSPEAKDFVKRLLNKDYRKRMTSVQALAHPWLRDDSHPIPLDILIYRLLKSYLHASPFKRAALKALSKALTEDELVYLRAQFRLLEPNRDGSVSLENFKMMGLLAYRKMYFEEFCAAAVSTHQLEAVEGWEQIASAAFEHFEQEGNRVISIEELARELNVGPSAYSFLKDWIRISDGKLNLLGYKKILHGVTFRSSNTRHH; via the exons ATGGGGCAATGTTACGGCAAAGTTAGTCAAACGCAAGTAAATGAAACAGCGACGTCACATGCTACCACAACAGTCACAGAGGTGGTTCCAGCCGATCCTGGGGGGCAAACGCCACTGCAATCCAGTAACGGCGCTGTTAATTATGTTCAATCAGTTAAGAACACTCCAGCTAGGTCTTCCAGCCAGAGTCCATGGCCCAGCCCCTACCCCTACGGGGTGACTGCCAGTCCGCTTCCACGGGGTGTATCCCCTTCTCCGGCCAGGGCTTCAAGGGGTTCCACGCCTAGGAGATTCTTCCGGCGCCCGTTCCCGCCGCCTTCGCCGGCCAAACACATAAAAGCGTCGCTGTTGAAGCGTCTTGGCGGGAAGCCAAAGGAAGGAACGATCCCTGAGGATCCTGGAACTGAGCCGGAGCAAGCGTTGGATAAGAGCTTTGGTTATGGCAAGAATTTTGGAGCTAAGTATGAACTTGGAAAAGAAATAGGACGAGGGCATTTTGGTCACACTTGCTCTGCTAGAGGTAAAAAGGGTGACCTTAAGGATCAACCCCTCGCTGTTAAGATCATCTCAAAAGCTAAG ATGACAACAGCAATATCAATCGAAGACGTTCGAAGGGAggtcaaaattttaaaagcaCTATCAGGACATAAGCATCTAGTCAAATTTTATGATGCAT atcattatattttttatcttCTAGTAGATCCAATCCCATTAGTTTT ATTGTGTGAAGGTGGAGAGCTATTAGACAGAATTTTGGCAAG GGGAGGAAGGTACACTGAGGAAGACGCAAAAGCAATACTTGTACAAATTTTAAGTGTGGTGTCATTTTGTCATCTTCAGGGTGTTGTGCATCGTGACTTAAAACCAGAg AACTTCCTTTTTACTTCCGGTGGTGAAAATGCTGACATGAAACTAATTGATTTTGGTCTTTCTGACTTTATTAGACCAG ATGAAAGACTCAATGATATTGTTGGAAGTGCGTATTATGTTGCTCCTGAAGTTTTGCACAGATCTTATAGTATGGAAGCAGATATATGGAGCATTGGAGTGATCACCTATATTTTGTTATGTGGAAGCCGACCATTTTGGGCACGTACAGAATCTGGAATTTTTCGTTCTGTGCTAAGATCAGATCCCAACTTTGATGATATGCCCTGGCCATCTGTCTCTCCAGAGGCCAAAGATTTTGTTAAGAGACTCTTAAACAAGGATTACCGAAAAAGAATGACTTCTGTTCAAGCTCTAG CGCACCCTTGGTTGCGGGATGACAGTCATCCAATCCCtcttgatatattgatatataggTTACTCAAGTCATACCTTCATGCTTCACCATTCAAACGTGCTGCCCTAAAG GCTCTTTCAAAAGCATTGACTGAAGATGAGCTGGTTTATCTCAGGGCACAATTTAGGCTGTTGGAACCAAACAGAGATGGGAGTGTGtctctagaaaattttaaaatg ATGGGATTGCTTGCATACAGGAAGATGTACTTTGAAGAGTTTTGTGCCGCTGCAGTTAGCACACATCAATTGGAAGCAGTTGAAGGCTGGGAGCAGATAGCCTCCGCTGCTTTTGAGCATTTCGAACAGGAGGGCAATCGAGTAATTTCAATTGAGGAATTGGCACGG GAGCTGAATGTAGGCCCGTCTGCTTACTCATTCCTCAAAGACTGGATCAGAATCTCTGATGGAAAGCTTAATTTACTtggatataaaaaaattttacatggcGTGACGTTTCGTAGCTCGAATACAAGACATCATTAG
- the LOC107954431 gene encoding CDPK-related kinase 3 isoform X4 — protein MGQCYGKVSQTQVNETATSHATTTVTEVVPADPGGQTPLQSSNGAVNYVQSVKNTPARSSSQSPWPSPYPYGVTASPLPRGVSPSPARASRGSTPRRFFRRPFPPPSPAKHIKASLLKRLGGKPKEGTIPEDPGTEPEQALDKSFGYGKNFGAKYELGKEIGRGHFGHTCSARGKKGDLKDQPLAVKIISKAKMTTAISIEDVRREVKILKALSGHKHLVKFYDACEDANNVYIVMELCEGGELLDRILARGGRYTEEDAKAILVQILSVVSFCHLQGVVHRDLKPENFLFTSGGENADMKLIDFGLSDFIRPDERLNDIVGSAYYVAPEVLHRSYSMEADIWSIGVITYILLCGSRPFWARTESGIFRSVLRSDPNFDDMPWPSVSPEAKDFVKRLLNKDYRKRMTSVQALAHPWLRDDSHPIPLDILIYRLLKSYLHASPFKRAALKALSKALTEDELVYLRAQFRLLEPNRDGSVSLENFKMALAQNATEAMGESRVPDILNAMGLLAYRKMYFEEFCAAAVSTHQLEAVEGWEQIASAAFEHFEQEGNRVISIEELARELNVGPSAYSFLKDWIRISDGKLNLLGYKKILHGVTFRSSNTRHH, from the exons ATGGGGCAATGTTACGGCAAAGTTAGTCAAACGCAAGTAAATGAAACAGCGACGTCACATGCTACCACAACAGTCACAGAGGTGGTTCCAGCCGATCCTGGGGGGCAAACGCCACTGCAATCCAGTAACGGCGCTGTTAATTATGTTCAATCAGTTAAGAACACTCCAGCTAGGTCTTCCAGCCAGAGTCCATGGCCCAGCCCCTACCCCTACGGGGTGACTGCCAGTCCGCTTCCACGGGGTGTATCCCCTTCTCCGGCCAGGGCTTCAAGGGGTTCCACGCCTAGGAGATTCTTCCGGCGCCCGTTCCCGCCGCCTTCGCCGGCCAAACACATAAAAGCGTCGCTGTTGAAGCGTCTTGGCGGGAAGCCAAAGGAAGGAACGATCCCTGAGGATCCTGGAACTGAGCCGGAGCAAGCGTTGGATAAGAGCTTTGGTTATGGCAAGAATTTTGGAGCTAAGTATGAACTTGGAAAAGAAATAGGACGAGGGCATTTTGGTCACACTTGCTCTGCTAGAGGTAAAAAGGGTGACCTTAAGGATCAACCCCTCGCTGTTAAGATCATCTCAAAAGCTAAG ATGACAACAGCAATATCAATCGAAGACGTTCGAAGGGAggtcaaaattttaaaagcaCTATCAGGACATAAGCATCTAGTCAAATTTTATGATGCATGTGAGGACGCCAATAACGTGTACATAGTTATGGA ATTGTGTGAAGGTGGAGAGCTATTAGACAGAATTTTGGCAAG GGGAGGAAGGTACACTGAGGAAGACGCAAAAGCAATACTTGTACAAATTTTAAGTGTGGTGTCATTTTGTCATCTTCAGGGTGTTGTGCATCGTGACTTAAAACCAGAg AACTTCCTTTTTACTTCCGGTGGTGAAAATGCTGACATGAAACTAATTGATTTTGGTCTTTCTGACTTTATTAGACCAG ATGAAAGACTCAATGATATTGTTGGAAGTGCGTATTATGTTGCTCCTGAAGTTTTGCACAGATCTTATAGTATGGAAGCAGATATATGGAGCATTGGAGTGATCACCTATATTTTGTTATGTGGAAGCCGACCATTTTGGGCACGTACAGAATCTGGAATTTTTCGTTCTGTGCTAAGATCAGATCCCAACTTTGATGATATGCCCTGGCCATCTGTCTCTCCAGAGGCCAAAGATTTTGTTAAGAGACTCTTAAACAAGGATTACCGAAAAAGAATGACTTCTGTTCAAGCTCTAG CGCACCCTTGGTTGCGGGATGACAGTCATCCAATCCCtcttgatatattgatatataggTTACTCAAGTCATACCTTCATGCTTCACCATTCAAACGTGCTGCCCTAAAG GCTCTTTCAAAAGCATTGACTGAAGATGAGCTGGTTTATCTCAGGGCACAATTTAGGCTGTTGGAACCAAACAGAGATGGGAGTGTGtctctagaaaattttaaaatg GCACTTGCTCAAAATGCCACTGAAGCGATGGGTGAATCAAGGGTACCTGATATTCTTAATGCT ATGGGATTGCTTGCATACAGGAAGATGTACTTTGAAGAGTTTTGTGCCGCTGCAGTTAGCACACATCAATTGGAAGCAGTTGAAGGCTGGGAGCAGATAGCCTCCGCTGCTTTTGAGCATTTCGAACAGGAGGGCAATCGAGTAATTTCAATTGAGGAATTGGCACGG GAGCTGAATGTAGGCCCGTCTGCTTACTCATTCCTCAAAGACTGGATCAGAATCTCTGATGGAAAGCTTAATTTACTtggatataaaaaaattttacatggcGTGACGTTTCGTAGCTCGAATACAAGACATCATTAG
- the LOC107954431 gene encoding CDPK-related kinase 3 isoform X6 — MGQCYGKVSQTQVNETATSHATTTVTEVVPADPGGQTPLQSSNGAVNYVQSVKNTPARSSSQSPWPSPYPYGVTASPLPRGVSPSPARASRGSTPRRFFRRPFPPPSPAKHIKASLLKRLGGKPKEGTIPEDPGTEPEQALDKSFGYGKNFGAKYELGKEIGRGHFGHTCSARGKKGDLKDQPLAVKIISKAKMTTAISIEDVRREVKILKALSGHKHLVKFYDACEDANNVYIVMELCEGGELLDRILARGGRYTEEDAKAILVQILSVVSFCHLQGVVHRDLKPENFLFTSGGENADMKLIDFGLSDFIRPDERLNDIVGSAYYVAPEVLHRSYSMEADIWSIGVITYILLCGSRPFWARTESGIFRSVLRSDPNFDDMPWPSVSPEAKDFVKRLLNKDYRKRMTSVQALAHPWLRDDSHPIPLDILIYRLLKSYLHASPFKRAALKALSKALTEDELVYLRAQFRLLEPNRDGSVSLENFKMALAQNATEAMGESRMGLLAYRKMYFEEFCAAAVSTHQLEAVEGWEQIASAAFEHFEQEGNRVISIEELARELNVGPSAYSFLKDWIRISDGKLNLLGYKKILHGVTFRSSNTRHH, encoded by the exons ATGGGGCAATGTTACGGCAAAGTTAGTCAAACGCAAGTAAATGAAACAGCGACGTCACATGCTACCACAACAGTCACAGAGGTGGTTCCAGCCGATCCTGGGGGGCAAACGCCACTGCAATCCAGTAACGGCGCTGTTAATTATGTTCAATCAGTTAAGAACACTCCAGCTAGGTCTTCCAGCCAGAGTCCATGGCCCAGCCCCTACCCCTACGGGGTGACTGCCAGTCCGCTTCCACGGGGTGTATCCCCTTCTCCGGCCAGGGCTTCAAGGGGTTCCACGCCTAGGAGATTCTTCCGGCGCCCGTTCCCGCCGCCTTCGCCGGCCAAACACATAAAAGCGTCGCTGTTGAAGCGTCTTGGCGGGAAGCCAAAGGAAGGAACGATCCCTGAGGATCCTGGAACTGAGCCGGAGCAAGCGTTGGATAAGAGCTTTGGTTATGGCAAGAATTTTGGAGCTAAGTATGAACTTGGAAAAGAAATAGGACGAGGGCATTTTGGTCACACTTGCTCTGCTAGAGGTAAAAAGGGTGACCTTAAGGATCAACCCCTCGCTGTTAAGATCATCTCAAAAGCTAAG ATGACAACAGCAATATCAATCGAAGACGTTCGAAGGGAggtcaaaattttaaaagcaCTATCAGGACATAAGCATCTAGTCAAATTTTATGATGCATGTGAGGACGCCAATAACGTGTACATAGTTATGGA ATTGTGTGAAGGTGGAGAGCTATTAGACAGAATTTTGGCAAG GGGAGGAAGGTACACTGAGGAAGACGCAAAAGCAATACTTGTACAAATTTTAAGTGTGGTGTCATTTTGTCATCTTCAGGGTGTTGTGCATCGTGACTTAAAACCAGAg AACTTCCTTTTTACTTCCGGTGGTGAAAATGCTGACATGAAACTAATTGATTTTGGTCTTTCTGACTTTATTAGACCAG ATGAAAGACTCAATGATATTGTTGGAAGTGCGTATTATGTTGCTCCTGAAGTTTTGCACAGATCTTATAGTATGGAAGCAGATATATGGAGCATTGGAGTGATCACCTATATTTTGTTATGTGGAAGCCGACCATTTTGGGCACGTACAGAATCTGGAATTTTTCGTTCTGTGCTAAGATCAGATCCCAACTTTGATGATATGCCCTGGCCATCTGTCTCTCCAGAGGCCAAAGATTTTGTTAAGAGACTCTTAAACAAGGATTACCGAAAAAGAATGACTTCTGTTCAAGCTCTAG CGCACCCTTGGTTGCGGGATGACAGTCATCCAATCCCtcttgatatattgatatataggTTACTCAAGTCATACCTTCATGCTTCACCATTCAAACGTGCTGCCCTAAAG GCTCTTTCAAAAGCATTGACTGAAGATGAGCTGGTTTATCTCAGGGCACAATTTAGGCTGTTGGAACCAAACAGAGATGGGAGTGTGtctctagaaaattttaaaatg GCACTTGCTCAAAATGCCACTGAAGCGATGGGTGAATCAAGG ATGGGATTGCTTGCATACAGGAAGATGTACTTTGAAGAGTTTTGTGCCGCTGCAGTTAGCACACATCAATTGGAAGCAGTTGAAGGCTGGGAGCAGATAGCCTCCGCTGCTTTTGAGCATTTCGAACAGGAGGGCAATCGAGTAATTTCAATTGAGGAATTGGCACGG GAGCTGAATGTAGGCCCGTCTGCTTACTCATTCCTCAAAGACTGGATCAGAATCTCTGATGGAAAGCTTAATTTACTtggatataaaaaaattttacatggcGTGACGTTTCGTAGCTCGAATACAAGACATCATTAG
- the LOC107954431 gene encoding CDPK-related kinase 3 isoform X5 yields the protein MGQCYGKVSQTQVNETATSHATTTVTEVVPADPGGQTPLQSSNGAVNYVQSVKNTPARSSSQSPWPSPYPYGVTASPLPRGVSPSPARASRGSTPRRFFRRPFPPPSPAKHIKASLLKRLGGKPKEGTIPEDPGTEPEQALDKSFGYGKNFGAKYELGKEIGRGHFGHTCSARGKKGDLKDQPLAVKIISKAKMTTAISIEDVRREVKILKALSGHKHLVKFYDAYHYIFYLLVDPIPLVLLCEGGELLDRILARGGRYTEEDAKAILVQILSVVSFCHLQGVVHRDLKPENFLFTSGGENADMKLIDFGLSDFIRPDERLNDIVGSAYYVAPEVLHRSYSMEADIWSIGVITYILLCGSRPFWARTESGIFRSVLRSDPNFDDMPWPSVSPEAKDFVKRLLNKDYRKRMTSVQALAHPWLRDDSHPIPLDILIYRLLKSYLHASPFKRAALKALSKALTEDELVYLRAQFRLLEPNRDGSVSLENFKMALAQNATEAMGESRMGLLAYRKMYFEEFCAAAVSTHQLEAVEGWEQIASAAFEHFEQEGNRVISIEELARELNVGPSAYSFLKDWIRISDGKLNLLGYKKILHGVTFRSSNTRHH from the exons ATGGGGCAATGTTACGGCAAAGTTAGTCAAACGCAAGTAAATGAAACAGCGACGTCACATGCTACCACAACAGTCACAGAGGTGGTTCCAGCCGATCCTGGGGGGCAAACGCCACTGCAATCCAGTAACGGCGCTGTTAATTATGTTCAATCAGTTAAGAACACTCCAGCTAGGTCTTCCAGCCAGAGTCCATGGCCCAGCCCCTACCCCTACGGGGTGACTGCCAGTCCGCTTCCACGGGGTGTATCCCCTTCTCCGGCCAGGGCTTCAAGGGGTTCCACGCCTAGGAGATTCTTCCGGCGCCCGTTCCCGCCGCCTTCGCCGGCCAAACACATAAAAGCGTCGCTGTTGAAGCGTCTTGGCGGGAAGCCAAAGGAAGGAACGATCCCTGAGGATCCTGGAACTGAGCCGGAGCAAGCGTTGGATAAGAGCTTTGGTTATGGCAAGAATTTTGGAGCTAAGTATGAACTTGGAAAAGAAATAGGACGAGGGCATTTTGGTCACACTTGCTCTGCTAGAGGTAAAAAGGGTGACCTTAAGGATCAACCCCTCGCTGTTAAGATCATCTCAAAAGCTAAG ATGACAACAGCAATATCAATCGAAGACGTTCGAAGGGAggtcaaaattttaaaagcaCTATCAGGACATAAGCATCTAGTCAAATTTTATGATGCAT atcattatattttttatcttCTAGTAGATCCAATCCCATTAGTTTT ATTGTGTGAAGGTGGAGAGCTATTAGACAGAATTTTGGCAAG GGGAGGAAGGTACACTGAGGAAGACGCAAAAGCAATACTTGTACAAATTTTAAGTGTGGTGTCATTTTGTCATCTTCAGGGTGTTGTGCATCGTGACTTAAAACCAGAg AACTTCCTTTTTACTTCCGGTGGTGAAAATGCTGACATGAAACTAATTGATTTTGGTCTTTCTGACTTTATTAGACCAG ATGAAAGACTCAATGATATTGTTGGAAGTGCGTATTATGTTGCTCCTGAAGTTTTGCACAGATCTTATAGTATGGAAGCAGATATATGGAGCATTGGAGTGATCACCTATATTTTGTTATGTGGAAGCCGACCATTTTGGGCACGTACAGAATCTGGAATTTTTCGTTCTGTGCTAAGATCAGATCCCAACTTTGATGATATGCCCTGGCCATCTGTCTCTCCAGAGGCCAAAGATTTTGTTAAGAGACTCTTAAACAAGGATTACCGAAAAAGAATGACTTCTGTTCAAGCTCTAG CGCACCCTTGGTTGCGGGATGACAGTCATCCAATCCCtcttgatatattgatatataggTTACTCAAGTCATACCTTCATGCTTCACCATTCAAACGTGCTGCCCTAAAG GCTCTTTCAAAAGCATTGACTGAAGATGAGCTGGTTTATCTCAGGGCACAATTTAGGCTGTTGGAACCAAACAGAGATGGGAGTGTGtctctagaaaattttaaaatg GCACTTGCTCAAAATGCCACTGAAGCGATGGGTGAATCAAGG ATGGGATTGCTTGCATACAGGAAGATGTACTTTGAAGAGTTTTGTGCCGCTGCAGTTAGCACACATCAATTGGAAGCAGTTGAAGGCTGGGAGCAGATAGCCTCCGCTGCTTTTGAGCATTTCGAACAGGAGGGCAATCGAGTAATTTCAATTGAGGAATTGGCACGG GAGCTGAATGTAGGCCCGTCTGCTTACTCATTCCTCAAAGACTGGATCAGAATCTCTGATGGAAAGCTTAATTTACTtggatataaaaaaattttacatggcGTGACGTTTCGTAGCTCGAATACAAGACATCATTAG
- the LOC107954431 gene encoding CDPK-related kinase 3 isoform X1 encodes MGQCYGKVSQTQVNETATSHATTTVTEVVPADPGGQTPLQSSNGAVNYVQSVKNTPARSSSQSPWPSPYPYGVTASPLPRGVSPSPARASRGSTPRRFFRRPFPPPSPAKHIKASLLKRLGGKPKEGTIPEDPGTEPEQALDKSFGYGKNFGAKYELGKEIGRGHFGHTCSARGKKGDLKDQPLAVKIISKAKMTTAISIEDVRREVKILKALSGHKHLVKFYDAYHYIFYLLVDPIPLVLLCEGGELLDRILARGGRYTEEDAKAILVQILSVVSFCHLQGVVHRDLKPENFLFTSGGENADMKLIDFGLSDFIRPDERLNDIVGSAYYVAPEVLHRSYSMEADIWSIGVITYILLCGSRPFWARTESGIFRSVLRSDPNFDDMPWPSVSPEAKDFVKRLLNKDYRKRMTSVQALAHPWLRDDSHPIPLDILIYRLLKSYLHASPFKRAALKALSKALTEDELVYLRAQFRLLEPNRDGSVSLENFKMALAQNATEAMGESRVPDILNAQLCVAQMGLLAYRKMYFEEFCAAAVSTHQLEAVEGWEQIASAAFEHFEQEGNRVISIEELARELNVGPSAYSFLKDWIRISDGKLNLLGYKKILHGVTFRSSNTRHH; translated from the exons ATGGGGCAATGTTACGGCAAAGTTAGTCAAACGCAAGTAAATGAAACAGCGACGTCACATGCTACCACAACAGTCACAGAGGTGGTTCCAGCCGATCCTGGGGGGCAAACGCCACTGCAATCCAGTAACGGCGCTGTTAATTATGTTCAATCAGTTAAGAACACTCCAGCTAGGTCTTCCAGCCAGAGTCCATGGCCCAGCCCCTACCCCTACGGGGTGACTGCCAGTCCGCTTCCACGGGGTGTATCCCCTTCTCCGGCCAGGGCTTCAAGGGGTTCCACGCCTAGGAGATTCTTCCGGCGCCCGTTCCCGCCGCCTTCGCCGGCCAAACACATAAAAGCGTCGCTGTTGAAGCGTCTTGGCGGGAAGCCAAAGGAAGGAACGATCCCTGAGGATCCTGGAACTGAGCCGGAGCAAGCGTTGGATAAGAGCTTTGGTTATGGCAAGAATTTTGGAGCTAAGTATGAACTTGGAAAAGAAATAGGACGAGGGCATTTTGGTCACACTTGCTCTGCTAGAGGTAAAAAGGGTGACCTTAAGGATCAACCCCTCGCTGTTAAGATCATCTCAAAAGCTAAG ATGACAACAGCAATATCAATCGAAGACGTTCGAAGGGAggtcaaaattttaaaagcaCTATCAGGACATAAGCATCTAGTCAAATTTTATGATGCAT atcattatattttttatcttCTAGTAGATCCAATCCCATTAGTTTT ATTGTGTGAAGGTGGAGAGCTATTAGACAGAATTTTGGCAAG GGGAGGAAGGTACACTGAGGAAGACGCAAAAGCAATACTTGTACAAATTTTAAGTGTGGTGTCATTTTGTCATCTTCAGGGTGTTGTGCATCGTGACTTAAAACCAGAg AACTTCCTTTTTACTTCCGGTGGTGAAAATGCTGACATGAAACTAATTGATTTTGGTCTTTCTGACTTTATTAGACCAG ATGAAAGACTCAATGATATTGTTGGAAGTGCGTATTATGTTGCTCCTGAAGTTTTGCACAGATCTTATAGTATGGAAGCAGATATATGGAGCATTGGAGTGATCACCTATATTTTGTTATGTGGAAGCCGACCATTTTGGGCACGTACAGAATCTGGAATTTTTCGTTCTGTGCTAAGATCAGATCCCAACTTTGATGATATGCCCTGGCCATCTGTCTCTCCAGAGGCCAAAGATTTTGTTAAGAGACTCTTAAACAAGGATTACCGAAAAAGAATGACTTCTGTTCAAGCTCTAG CGCACCCTTGGTTGCGGGATGACAGTCATCCAATCCCtcttgatatattgatatataggTTACTCAAGTCATACCTTCATGCTTCACCATTCAAACGTGCTGCCCTAAAG GCTCTTTCAAAAGCATTGACTGAAGATGAGCTGGTTTATCTCAGGGCACAATTTAGGCTGTTGGAACCAAACAGAGATGGGAGTGTGtctctagaaaattttaaaatg GCACTTGCTCAAAATGCCACTGAAGCGATGGGTGAATCAAGGGTACCTGATATTCTTAATGCT CAACTTTGTGTGGCTCAGATGGGATTGCTTGCATACAGGAAGATGTACTTTGAAGAGTTTTGTGCCGCTGCAGTTAGCACACATCAATTGGAAGCAGTTGAAGGCTGGGAGCAGATAGCCTCCGCTGCTTTTGAGCATTTCGAACAGGAGGGCAATCGAGTAATTTCAATTGAGGAATTGGCACGG GAGCTGAATGTAGGCCCGTCTGCTTACTCATTCCTCAAAGACTGGATCAGAATCTCTGATGGAAAGCTTAATTTACTtggatataaaaaaattttacatggcGTGACGTTTCGTAGCTCGAATACAAGACATCATTAG